Proteins encoded within one genomic window of Desulfonatronospira thiodismutans ASO3-1:
- a CDS encoding phosphomannomutase/phosphoglucomutase — translation MKEIRQDIFRAYDIRGIVDKDFDPEWVEVLGKACGTYFRRMGLDQAVVGHDCRHSSPEYQARMIEGLNSTGVDVVFLNMVSTPLFYFAVKKLERRAGVMITASHNPPDFNGFKVWAEESTIHSEEIQEVYRIMASGEFAQGNGMATEMDIRPVYREYMQAQGPAASKVKVVVDGGNGAAGLDCVQVLEDAGADVVPIYCEPDGNFPNHHPDPTVMKNNEDLVATVKKENAQLGIGLDGDGDRIGVVDENGKMIYGDQLLAIYARDVLQQNPGACVIGEVKCSHLMFNDIKKHGGRPIMWKTGHSLIKAKMKEEDALLAGEMSGHMFFADRYYGFDDAVYAARRMVEIVAKKQGQPVSGYLDDWPKTVNTPEIRVECPDSIKFDVVKKAQEYFRQHYDIVDVDGVRIAFDDGWALLRASNTQPVLVLRFEAESEARLQELRELIEKPLKNWVQELS, via the coding sequence ATGAAGGAAATCAGGCAGGACATTTTCAGGGCCTACGACATCAGGGGCATTGTGGACAAGGATTTTGATCCGGAATGGGTGGAAGTGCTGGGAAAAGCCTGCGGGACTTATTTTCGCAGAATGGGCCTGGATCAGGCTGTTGTGGGCCATGACTGCAGGCACAGTTCACCCGAGTACCAGGCCCGCATGATCGAGGGGCTCAACAGCACCGGAGTGGACGTGGTCTTTTTGAATATGGTGTCCACGCCGCTATTTTATTTTGCCGTGAAAAAACTGGAACGCCGGGCCGGGGTCATGATCACAGCCAGTCACAATCCGCCTGATTTCAACGGCTTCAAGGTCTGGGCGGAAGAAAGCACCATTCACAGCGAGGAGATCCAGGAAGTTTACCGCATTATGGCCTCCGGAGAATTCGCCCAGGGAAACGGCATGGCCACGGAGATGGATATAAGGCCTGTTTACCGGGAGTACATGCAGGCCCAGGGTCCCGCCGCCTCTAAGGTAAAGGTGGTTGTGGACGGAGGCAACGGTGCCGCCGGCCTGGACTGCGTGCAGGTCCTGGAGGATGCCGGGGCTGACGTGGTACCCATCTATTGTGAGCCCGACGGAAATTTTCCCAATCACCACCCTGATCCAACTGTCATGAAAAACAACGAAGACCTGGTGGCCACGGTGAAAAAAGAAAACGCCCAGCTGGGCATCGGCCTGGACGGAGACGGAGACCGCATAGGAGTGGTGGATGAAAATGGAAAAATGATTTACGGAGATCAGCTCCTGGCCATCTATGCCCGGGACGTGCTGCAGCAAAATCCCGGGGCCTGCGTCATCGGGGAGGTAAAATGTTCCCACCTGATGTTCAACGATATCAAGAAGCACGGCGGCAGGCCCATAATGTGGAAAACCGGGCACTCCCTCATCAAGGCCAAGATGAAAGAGGAAGACGCTTTGCTGGCCGGAGAGATGAGCGGACACATGTTTTTCGCGGACCGTTATTACGGGTTCGACGATGCAGTGTATGCGGCCAGGCGCATGGTGGAGATTGTGGCCAAGAAGCAGGGTCAGCCCGTGAGCGGTTATCTTGATGACTGGCCGAAGACGGTGAATACCCCGGAAATCCGCGTTGAATGCCCGGACAGCATCAAGTTCGACGTGGTCAAAAAGGCCCAGGAGTATTTCCGGCAGCATTACGACATAGTGGATGTGGACGGGGTGCGCATTGCTTTTGATGATGGCTGGGCCCTGCTGCGGGCCTCCAATACCCAGCCGGTCCTGGTGCTCAGGTTTGAAGCCGAATCCGAGGCCAGACTGCAGGAACTGCGCGAACTCATTGAAAAGCCCCTGAAAAACTGGGTGCAGGAACTGTCCTGA
- a CDS encoding HlyD family secretion protein, whose translation MRKVCLLVLLHILVLGGIWLWRSDPNPAVHPGDPAWIGMTGQDMQKSFRGELMLPGQPPADVEIDGHARVSLWIYLPESMLENLRRDSPVSIRLQGGEEDVLTGRVSGVDSDSRKRGSDTYYRVLLELDAEPGQIKDMKIIEPYIHNEQGTQ comes from the coding sequence ATGCGCAAGGTCTGTCTTCTGGTGCTTCTGCATATCCTGGTGCTGGGAGGGATCTGGCTCTGGCGGTCAGACCCGAATCCGGCGGTGCATCCCGGGGACCCCGCCTGGATCGGCATGACCGGGCAGGATATGCAGAAAAGCTTCAGAGGCGAACTGATGCTTCCAGGACAGCCTCCGGCAGATGTGGAAATAGACGGCCATGCCAGGGTCTCGCTGTGGATATATCTGCCGGAATCAATGCTTGAAAATCTGCGCCGGGACAGCCCTGTCAGCATCAGGCTGCAGGGCGGGGAGGAAGATGTTCTCACCGGGCGTGTATCCGGGGTGGACAGCGATTCTCGAAAGCGGGGCAGTGATACTTATTACCGCGTTCTCCTGGAGCTGGATGCAGAGCCTGGACAGATCAAGGACATGAAGATTATTGAGCCTTACATACATAATGAGCAGGGGACACAGTAA
- a CDS encoding TPM domain-containing protein codes for MSFFPRSGSGSRRQGSTFRVFLLVLLFVVVGLLFWKNYERSMDVILSSHVVQDETETLSREQKDELSSFAKGLQDRFGFGLQIRVFEHFVEKPEPDSRVIFMGISPANQEVEIVWPPVLRRALPDDFTRHLEEEHFEEYWQGDNWPRGLYQALQRLGEELLAIEQE; via the coding sequence ATGAGCTTCTTTCCCCGTTCGGGCTCCGGCAGCAGAAGGCAGGGCAGCACTTTCAGGGTGTTTCTGCTGGTCCTTCTTTTTGTGGTGGTGGGGCTTCTTTTCTGGAAGAACTACGAGCGTTCCATGGACGTTATCCTGTCCAGCCACGTGGTCCAGGACGAGACTGAGACCCTGTCCCGGGAACAGAAGGATGAACTGTCCTCCTTTGCCAAAGGCCTGCAGGACAGGTTTGGATTCGGGCTTCAGATCAGGGTGTTCGAGCATTTTGTAGAAAAGCCTGAGCCGGATTCCCGGGTGATCTTCATGGGTATCAGCCCTGCCAACCAGGAGGTTGAAATCGTATGGCCCCCGGTCCTTAGAAGGGCTCTGCCCGACGACTTTACCCGGCACCTGGAAGAAGAACATTTTGAAGAATACTGGCAGGGGGACAACTGGCCCAGGGGGCTTTACCAGGCCCTGCAAAGACTGGGAGAGGAGCTTCTGGCCATTGAGCAGGAATAA
- the rnhA gene encoding ribonuclease HI, with amino-acid sequence MSRNNNTQVVDIYTDGACLGNPGPGGYAAILKWGDLEKEISQGTPGTTNNRMELMAVLEGLKALKYPCRVRIHTDSQYIARAINEKWLEKWQRNGWKTAQKEDVKNRDLWEELAALLQEHKVEFKWVRGHSGHEYNERCDSLARQAAQAVDD; translated from the coding sequence TTGAGCAGGAATAACAATACGCAGGTGGTGGATATTTATACCGACGGGGCCTGCCTGGGCAATCCCGGGCCTGGAGGATATGCCGCAATACTTAAGTGGGGGGACCTGGAAAAGGAGATTTCCCAGGGCACTCCCGGGACCACCAACAACCGCATGGAACTAATGGCCGTGCTGGAGGGCCTGAAGGCCCTGAAATATCCCTGCCGGGTGCGCATTCATACTGATTCCCAGTATATAGCCAGGGCCATAAATGAGAAGTGGCTGGAAAAGTGGCAGAGAAACGGCTGGAAAACAGCCCAGAAAGAAGACGTTAAAAACCGGGACCTGTGGGAAGAACTTGCCGCCCTGCTGCAGGAGCACAAGGTGGAATTCAAATGGGTCCGGGGGCACAGCGGGCATGAATACAACGAGCGCTGCGATAGCCTGGCCCGGCAGGCGGCCCAGGCTGTTGATGATTGA
- the rnc gene encoding ribonuclease III produces MLDELQDKIGYRYQDPELLVRALTHSSYANERHMEHNERLEFLGDAVLELCISNVLFFRFPRAPEGHLTRLRAALVSEPTLARLARSLTLGDYIFLGRGEELQGGRDRDSVLADTLEAILGAVYLDSGYDGAFECIAALFEDFIPDRVEALPVSKDFKSRLQEKTQGLFRARPVYTLIDSYGPEHEKIYRVQVELPDGTGIEAMAGSVKKAEQKAASKALEYLDSVKTADVR; encoded by the coding sequence TTGCTGGATGAGCTGCAGGATAAAATCGGCTATAGATACCAGGACCCTGAGCTGCTGGTAAGGGCTCTTACTCACAGCTCCTATGCCAATGAAAGGCATATGGAGCACAATGAAAGGCTGGAGTTTCTGGGGGATGCCGTCCTGGAGTTGTGCATTTCCAATGTACTTTTTTTCAGGTTTCCCCGGGCACCTGAAGGGCATCTTACCCGGCTTCGGGCGGCCCTGGTGAGCGAGCCTACTCTGGCCAGGCTGGCCAGGTCCCTGACCCTGGGCGATTATATTTTTCTGGGCAGGGGAGAGGAGCTGCAGGGAGGCCGGGACAGGGATTCAGTGCTGGCTGATACCCTGGAGGCCATTCTGGGGGCTGTTTACCTGGATTCCGGTTATGACGGGGCCTTTGAGTGCATTGCAGCCCTATTTGAGGATTTCATCCCCGACAGGGTGGAAGCGTTGCCTGTATCCAAGGATTTCAAGAGCAGGCTGCAGGAAAAGACCCAGGGCCTGTTTCGGGCCAGGCCTGTTTATACACTGATTGACAGCTACGGGCCGGAACATGAAAAGATTTACCGGGTCCAGGTGGAGCTGCCGGACGGTACCGGCATCGAGGCCATGGCCGGCAGCGTGAAAAAGGCCGAGCAGAAGGCTGCCAGCAAGGCTCTGGAATACCTGGATTCCGTCAAGACGGCTGATGTCAGGTGA
- a CDS encoding sensor domain-containing diguanylate cyclase gives MNGSHAVFHLVDISRDLKREIEDNLPGDTAVNEVDGSDSLSTDGGSQSRIDILFLSPGRWEKMDQEMREWLESRNQHLVLVLEDEQQKPDQEYNVSASFLGYLRRPVTRNALKSIRDKAREVQELYTDLHLMAKEIVLERELLTRKNAQLEFLNRILTSTSQTLDLKEILHQTSKEFGTLLGTTGLAAIFWNYDNEDLFAEIYLPEIKSLKTRQKWTGHLMEIVQRFEGSMPRHYHTVVMGEGENTLSKPPSHARQIMLPLQAGQKTFGAIILDAKEILNLGKDQVTIINSAARHLSLSLRNALEYKAVKYEAEFDGLTCINNRQHFDKKLRKELKRHQRQVNSLSLIMLDLDHFKTLNDTYGHVTGDMVLRKIGEILVDTVRETDFPARYGGEEFVILLPETTEEQAWLLGQRIRQKIGQTEFEVQGKKFSITASLGVASIKPGPLTPKDTLVEQADQALYLSKFNGRNMVCTSADVCMDQAVSN, from the coding sequence ATGAACGGAAGTCATGCTGTTTTTCATCTGGTGGACATCTCCAGGGATCTGAAGCGGGAAATAGAAGACAACCTCCCCGGTGACACTGCTGTTAATGAGGTGGACGGCTCCGATTCCCTGTCTACAGACGGTGGGAGCCAGTCCAGGATAGACATCCTCTTTTTGAGTCCCGGCAGATGGGAAAAGATGGATCAGGAAATGAGGGAATGGCTGGAAAGCCGTAATCAGCACCTGGTGCTGGTTCTTGAGGATGAGCAGCAGAAACCGGATCAGGAGTACAACGTGTCCGCTTCTTTTCTGGGTTATCTTCGTCGTCCGGTTACCAGAAACGCCTTGAAAAGTATCCGGGACAAGGCCAGGGAAGTTCAGGAGCTTTATACTGACCTGCACCTCATGGCCAAAGAGATTGTCCTTGAGCGCGAGCTTCTCACGCGTAAAAACGCACAGCTGGAATTTTTGAACCGCATTCTGACCAGCACCTCTCAGACCCTGGACCTTAAAGAAATCCTGCACCAGACTTCCAAAGAGTTTGGGACACTGCTTGGGACCACCGGGCTGGCAGCAATCTTCTGGAACTATGACAATGAGGATCTGTTTGCGGAAATATATCTGCCGGAAATCAAGTCCCTTAAAACAAGGCAGAAATGGACCGGGCACCTTATGGAAATAGTTCAGAGGTTTGAAGGCAGTATGCCCAGACATTACCATACAGTGGTCATGGGGGAGGGGGAAAATACCCTGAGCAAGCCTCCCAGTCATGCCCGGCAGATAATGCTTCCCCTGCAGGCCGGGCAGAAGACTTTCGGGGCCATTATCCTGGATGCAAAAGAGATCCTGAACCTGGGTAAAGACCAGGTGACGATAATAAACAGCGCTGCCAGGCACCTGTCCCTGAGTCTCCGCAACGCCCTGGAATACAAAGCGGTCAAGTACGAGGCCGAATTTGATGGGCTGACCTGCATCAACAATCGTCAGCATTTTGACAAGAAACTCAGAAAAGAGCTTAAAAGACACCAGAGGCAGGTGAATTCATTGAGCCTGATTATGCTGGACCTGGATCATTTTAAGACACTAAATGATACCTACGGTCATGTCACCGGAGACATGGTGCTCAGAAAAATCGGGGAAATCCTGGTGGATACCGTCAGGGAAACGGACTTTCCCGCCCGTTACGGTGGAGAAGAGTTCGTCATCCTACTGCCCGAGACCACAGAGGAACAGGCCTGGCTGCTGGGTCAGAGGATCCGCCAGAAAATCGGCCAGACCGAGTTTGAAGTGCAGGGCAAAAAATTCAGCATTACCGCCAGCCTGGGTGTGGCCTCCATAAAGCCCGGCCCTCTGACACCCAAGGATACCCTGGTGGAACAGGCTGATCAGGCGCTTTATCTTTCCAAGTTCAACGGACGCAACATGGTCTGCACCTCGGCAGACGTCTGCATGGACCAGGCTGTTTCCAATTAG
- the amrA gene encoding AmmeMemoRadiSam system protein A encodes MSSSVFEISTQEQEYLKELAFLSIKSRLEGSEPDYPLPPSDKLKENLGAFVTLKIQGKLRGCIGNIVGEGPLWKTIIRMAREAAFNDPRFPELTPGELEQVELEISILSPLEPVPDTTLIEPGRHGLVVRKGPYSGLLLPQVAQEWGWDRETFLAHTCRKAGLHENCHKDRDVEIFWFQAVVF; translated from the coding sequence ATGTCTTCATCTGTATTCGAAATAAGCACTCAAGAGCAGGAGTACCTCAAAGAACTGGCTTTTTTGAGCATCAAGTCCAGGTTGGAAGGCAGCGAGCCTGATTACCCCCTTCCTCCCAGCGATAAACTCAAGGAAAACCTGGGCGCTTTTGTCACCCTGAAGATACAGGGCAAGCTGCGCGGCTGTATTGGAAATATTGTCGGTGAAGGGCCTTTGTGGAAAACCATCATAAGAATGGCCAGGGAGGCCGCCTTCAACGACCCCAGGTTTCCTGAACTTACCCCCGGGGAACTGGAGCAGGTGGAGCTTGAAATCTCCATTTTGAGCCCACTGGAGCCGGTACCGGACACCACACTCATTGAGCCGGGCAGGCACGGCCTGGTGGTGCGCAAAGGGCCGTACTCCGGGCTTTTGCTGCCCCAGGTGGCCCAGGAATGGGGCTGGGACCGGGAGACTTTTCTGGCTCACACCTGCCGCAAGGCGGGTCTTCACGAGAATTGCCACAAGGACAGGGACGTTGAGATATTCTGGTTTCAGGCGGTGGTCTTTTAG
- a CDS encoding chemotaxis protein CheW, with the protein MQGKSSKASDRKDPFQISCFYIGDAMCGIDINLVQEINKQLDFTVVPHAPEYVMGIMNLRGKIVTIIDLSKKLGFSFSRMGDETRIIIVESKDEFIGLLVDKVTDVVLADWEKVSSPPSNIKGLKGKYFQGVYKSRTKLVAILDIEEVLSSE; encoded by the coding sequence ATGCAGGGAAAAAGCAGCAAAGCTTCAGATAGAAAGGATCCTTTCCAGATATCCTGTTTTTATATCGGCGACGCCATGTGCGGCATCGATATAAACCTGGTGCAGGAAATCAATAAACAGCTTGATTTTACAGTGGTTCCCCATGCCCCGGAGTATGTCATGGGCATAATGAACCTGCGGGGCAAGATCGTCACCATAATCGACCTGAGCAAAAAGCTGGGTTTTTCCTTTTCCAGAATGGGCGATGAGACCAGGATTATCATTGTCGAATCTAAGGACGAATTTATCGGCCTGCTGGTGGACAAGGTCACCGATGTCGTTCTGGCTGACTGGGAAAAGGTTTCCTCGCCCCCGTCCAATATAAAGGGCCTCAAAGGCAAATATTTCCAGGGAGTATACAAGTCCAGGACCAAACTTGTGGCCATACTGGACATCGAGGAAGTATTGAGCAGCGAATAG
- a CDS encoding SpoIIE family protein phosphatase — protein MTNTNTIRTPLILIVDDSPLNRRMLRVVLNKAGYRIQEAEDGLQAREMAREHLPDLILLDVMMPHEDGFDTCIKLKKQSSTQDIPIIFISALNDTENIVKGLELGGVDYISKPFAQTEVMARIRVHLELKFAKERLVEAQVQRFADLKQAQESFLVEPDKLPGARFSYIYQPVLEAGGDFLDVVQTGENIHVYVVADVSGHDLGTAYMTSALKVLIDQNINPYTPMHESLKMINAVLNRILQPTQHLTANFLKVDRGRNKMSLYNAGHPAPVMVSGEGSEPRILEAEGDILGPFEQVEFTPLEKDIQPGDRVFLYTDGLVESFGENFMSREQGMDKLLQACREASDYQLQPALQHIFSVLRPEKSLLEDDAVLLATEI, from the coding sequence ATGACCAACACCAACACGATCCGCACCCCACTGATTCTCATAGTTGACGATTCCCCGCTGAACAGAAGGATGCTCAGAGTGGTACTGAACAAGGCAGGCTACCGCATTCAGGAGGCCGAGGACGGTCTACAGGCCCGGGAAATGGCCCGGGAGCATCTGCCGGACCTGATTCTGCTGGATGTCATGATGCCCCACGAAGATGGCTTCGATACCTGCATCAAGCTTAAAAAACAATCCTCCACCCAGGACATTCCCATAATTTTCATCTCCGCCCTCAATGATACGGAAAATATCGTCAAGGGTCTTGAGCTGGGCGGGGTGGACTACATCAGCAAGCCCTTCGCCCAGACCGAGGTCATGGCCCGCATCAGGGTGCACCTGGAACTCAAGTTTGCCAAGGAAAGGCTGGTGGAGGCCCAGGTACAGAGGTTTGCCGACCTGAAGCAGGCCCAGGAATCTTTCCTGGTGGAGCCGGACAAGCTGCCCGGGGCCAGATTTTCATATATCTATCAGCCGGTACTGGAGGCTGGAGGAGATTTTCTGGATGTGGTTCAGACCGGTGAAAACATCCATGTTTACGTGGTTGCGGATGTTAGCGGGCATGACCTGGGCACGGCTTACATGACCTCTGCCCTGAAGGTGCTCATAGACCAGAATATAAACCCCTATACCCCCATGCATGAAAGCCTGAAGATGATCAATGCCGTGCTCAACAGGATTCTTCAGCCCACCCAGCACCTGACAGCCAATTTTTTGAAAGTCGACCGCGGACGTAACAAAATGAGCCTTTACAACGCAGGTCATCCCGCCCCGGTCATGGTATCCGGAGAGGGCAGCGAGCCCAGGATACTGGAGGCAGAAGGCGATATACTGGGGCCTTTTGAACAGGTGGAATTCACCCCCCTGGAAAAGGACATCCAGCCCGGAGACCGTGTCTTTCTTTACACTGACGGGCTTGTGGAGTCTTTCGGCGAAAATTTCATGAGCAGGGAACAAGGAATGGATAAACTTCTCCAGGCATGCAGAGAAGCCTCTGATTACCAGCTGCAACCAGCTCTGCAGCATATTTTTTCAGTGTTGCGTCCAGAAAAATCTTTACTGGAGGATGATGCCGTCCTCCTGGCTACGGAGATCTGA
- a CDS encoding ATP-binding protein, which yields MSSKCSVEDNSLTCFFPADTSHVEKVLQQLTYIPFLADRERVFFDLSLVLREALNNAIVHGADQDRSMEVECRVSVDSEGIDIVVVSPGHGFDWEKCLEKQLPECPTQSGWGVFLIREYTDHLVFRDQGKRLECRINLDRYQEKDRQQF from the coding sequence ATGTCTTCAAAATGCAGCGTGGAGGACAATTCTCTAACGTGCTTTTTTCCCGCGGACACAAGCCATGTGGAGAAAGTACTGCAGCAGCTTACCTATATTCCTTTCCTGGCTGACAGAGAAAGAGTCTTTTTTGATCTGTCCCTTGTTTTGCGAGAAGCCCTGAATAACGCCATTGTCCACGGTGCAGACCAGGACCGGAGTATGGAAGTAGAATGCCGGGTCAGCGTGGATTCAGAGGGCATAGACATTGTAGTTGTGAGTCCTGGCCATGGATTTGACTGGGAAAAGTGCCTGGAAAAACAGCTCCCTGAGTGCCCCACCCAGAGCGGCTGGGGGGTTTTTCTCATCCGGGAATATACTGATCATTTAGTTTTCAGGGATCAGGGAAAAAGGCTGGAATGCCGCATCAACCTGGACCGGTACCAGGAAAAAGATAGACAACAATTTTAA